Part of the Candidatus Zixiibacteriota bacterium genome is shown below.
TTTGCAACAGGAAAATACCTGTCTGGTCCACCTCGAACTTGGGTGCTCCAAAGAACTGCACATCCTGCGAACCCGGGAAGCGAACAACCAACTGCGCAACGCCGGCCGTTCCCTTAAACAGGGAATCGACTCGAATAATAGCCTCCTGCCAGTTTGGATCGTGCTCCGTTATTCTCGGACGTTGGGTGGTGGCCGTCAGGGCTTTCCGAATCTGGACAACCTCTCCAAGAGCAACCGTTTCAGCATCGTCGAGCCGTTTCCTCAGACGGGCCTGCTGTAATCGCTGTTTCATAGGTCCGACCGAGGCAGCCACAAGGGCAGCCTGCATCGGCTCGTGTCCAAGTTCCTTGACCGCTACTGACTTGCTCATAACCCAGGTCTCGGCATAAAAAGTGGCGCGGCTGCCGATCCTGAATTGGGTAGGATCAATTAATTCGATTGTGATCTCATCCCCTTCGGCTATCGAAACACCCTGTGTTGTTGACAGCAGCGCATCGACTTTCACCACCGCAGTGTTCTGAGAAGCCTTGACTCCTGCCACGGAAGATTCGCCGAGCCTCAGAACGGTCCCGACAAATACCGGGTTTGACTCCTTCAGCCATTCCGGCTTGATATCCTGGCCATACGCCACGAAGACGACGCACACATTGAGAGCCAGGAGCGCAAACCAGGCTATAGCCGTGACTTTTGGCAAAATTGGTATTCGCATTATCAGTCTCCTTATCTCATGGTCGGGACACTGAAGTAAAAGGGATCAATGGAAATAGCCACGGGATTCCCACCGCCGTCTTTCAGTGTTTTGGTTGAAAAGTCATGGTACCGCTGGTACGTGACCCCGCTGGGGAAATTGTTCGGGTCGGGAGTGTTATTCGCAGAGAAGATGCCGCGGAATTGCTGACCCACACTAAGCAGGAAATTGTAATCCCCTATGTAAGGCAGGAACTGCGGGGCCGGTTGGTTCCCGGGAACATTAGCCAACCTGGTGGTCTCCATATTGGTGAATCCATCCCGTGTCTGCTCAAGATTGGTGATCCAGCGGCTGCTGGAGCCGCTCCCTGTGTATTGCTGGTACAAGAGGCCGACGGTTCCGTTGTTGGCAATTGCCACGGCACAGCAAGTGGCATTGGTTATCGTTCTCAGGTCCCCCGTCCAATTGACGCCTCGATCGGTCGATCGGCGCACATGTACCGTGTAGATATCGCCGGTACCGACCCGATCGCACCATGCCACGTAGACTATATCACTGTTTGTGGGATGGACAGCCGCCGATAGCGTGGAACCGATCCGTTCGAATCCCAATGTCTGCGCATTCGACCAGGGGATGGTCACGCCCGCGGCCATTCTTACTCCCGACAGGCCGTCTGACCCTAGGAGGTCTTGGAAGGGAGTGGCACCGGTAGCGCCGTTATCGTCGCGGACAACCACCACATCGGAAGTGATCAAATTGCCTGCTGCGACACTTCGCCATCCAAAATAGGCAACATACACGGTGCCATCGCCGGAGATTGTTGGTCGCACCGAGGGACCATCCTGCCCAAGGGTGGCTCGCGACTCAATCACAAACGAATTGAAGGTGGCTCCTCCATCGAGTGAAACATCGACAGTCGCTGTCCGCCCCCCGGGCTGACTGAAATCGTTGTTCCCAACGTACACACGATCGTTAAGAGATACCTTCTTTGCCTGGAGAAAAGGCTGATCGACATCTGGCCGGGTGCTGAGCACAGCCATCGGAGTAGCGCCGGTAAAATCATTGGTCCGCAGTATGTCCATCAGCAGATCAGCTGACCGGCGGAGAATGCCGGCATAGAGTCGCCTCGGCACATCGACAGTTCCTAATGTGATATCACCCGTCACTCCGTCACTTGGAATGATGTTGTTAAGCCACCAGGTGTCGCCGCCATCGGTCGTAATGAAGACCGGAGCCAACCCGGTGCCGAAGCCGTTCGGATTAACGGTAAAGGCCGAGCCGACCATTCTATCGGTCGCCGTCGGATCGACGGTGAGAAAGGGCTCGCTGTCCTGGTTTGTTTCGCTACTGAAGGTCTCTGGAATCATGTTGATAACCTTAACCACAGCCGGCGTGCCCTGCGGCGGCTTCGTGCATTTCTTCGTCGGAAACACCGGCTCAGGCTGGCGATAGCCAAGGCAGCGGTCACAAATACTACCGCCCGTCATCGTTGGGTCCCATCCACCGAGCGGGATACTATCAAAGTCGAGTTCGTCACGAAACTGCTCCAGGTCCGGAAACTCCGTATATAAGTCTTTACCCAAAAACTGGTCCGGCGCACAAAGAATTCTCAAACAAATCGGGTCAAGAAAACCGGGGTCGACTCGTGAGGGCGCTGCTCGGAGTTGATTCAGTTGACACAATACATAGTAGATGTTTGGCCAAAAGTCGGTAGGCAACGCGAAAACCAAATACGTCCGCCCCACCACAAACGACGCGGATAATCGGGCGCCATCGGGAAGGCGAGCCAGCTCAGTGAGGGAATCCGGTGTGTATTGTAACAGGAGCACGGTGTCCATGTTGTCGACCCGGTTTCTTAGTTCGGAGATGTCCAGTTCCGCATCGAACCTGGCACCCTCTTCCCCGTGCGCCTCAAAAGCCAGAACTTCATCGCGGAGAGTAAAGACATTGCTGGGCACTTCTGTTGCCCGCATTTCCTGCTTCGGCTCCTCATCGTCCTCGTGACGGCAGGCTGCTAACCAGATCGTTGCGCACATCAGAAGAGCCAGCAGTATCCAGATGAAAGCTTTTCTCACACTCCCCCGTTCGAATCTTGGGACCGACGGTGGTTTCCACTTTGTCTGTCGGTTGTCGCGACTTGTTGACACTTGGGACCTCCTTTGCTTTTGCCCATTTTTCGATCTGTGTCCGACAGTGAGTATTCGACCCCCAACACAACTATGGGTCGAGCAGACTATCGTCCCAGAACATCACATGGTTCATGCACAGGTTCCAGATCAAAGGAGGGATTAACGTGGAGGAAAGTCACCCATGCTGCGATCAGCATATATCCACGAAATCACGTTGTCAAGCGATTTCTTCCGTCGGACGGATTGATCAAAAATGCGATGTGATCGGCCTGCTACTCGCAGACTGGGGCGGGACCGCCGTTGAACATGTAGTCGACGATGTAAACCAGATCGGCTATGTTGATCCCGTTCAAGCCATCTACGTTGGCCGCCTGGAGCACGGGGGGTTCAGGACCACCATTGAACATATAGTCAACCAGGTAGACCAAATCGGCAATGTTTGGATCGGAGCCGTCTCCGTCGATATCTGCGCAAACAAACAAGAGCGCATCCAGGCCACCCGAATAACAGGTAAGACTTCCGTCGCGACCACCGACCACCATCTCCATCGATCCATCGCCAACGATGTCAGGGATAGCTGCGATACCATCGACCGGCGTGAAGAAGTCGCGTGAGTGCAAAACCTCACCATCGACGCCGTCAAGAAAGTAGCAGTAGTTACTCGTGTACAACGTGCCAATGAGAACATCATCGATCCCATCACCGCTGACATCTGTGATCTTCGCCGTCGTGGCCGGTTTGTCGGCCACCACCTGTGACCAGATTACGGCGCCGGTGAGGCCGTCAACGGCCTGGGCGATTGAACCGAAATGGGCCGGGACAACATCGGGGTAGCCGTCGCCGTTCACATCGTCAAGACTGGCAAAGCCGGTGATTCCTCCGAAACCACTGGTCGTAAACACAGCCGAGCCTTCTTTGGTCTCCACTCCGATGACGTGACCGGCTGAGAAACTGAAGTCACCCACCAAAACGTCGGGTGCGCCGTCTTCACTGATATCACCAGTCTGAGCCAGCGCCCACACCGAGCTTCCCGGCGCCACGAACTCCCACTTGATAGTGCCCGTAACGCCGTCGATACCGAACGCTTTACCGATGCTCTCATCGGCATTGGAAGCTCCGGCCACGACGTCCGGTCGGTTGTCGCCGGTGTAATCCTCGACTCCGATCACGGCGAACCCGGTGCCGCCCAACGGGCATTCCCATATAGGCACACCTGATAGTCCGTTGAGACAGTATACCCTTTTGGGGCCGGTGTTGGCGCCGTCGTTGCCGACGGCTGCCAGGACGTCAACGGAACCGTCGTTGTTGTAGTCATAACTACAGTCGACCTGGTACACCCATCCGCCGTCACCATACTCATGGGTGTCGTGCGTCCAGATCTCGGTGCCGGTTTTGCCGGATATCGCTCGGATGAGCCTTCCCCCCCAGGCTGATCCAACCACAACGTCGCTGTAACCGTCTTCATCGATATCATCCATGGTGCCGACACCTTTTTGCGAGTATACCGAGCCACCATAGATCTCATGCTCCCACATGAGATCGGGGACGCCGTGAGAATTGCCGTTGAAGCAACGCACGTAATAGTCCTCGGAGCATACTATCACATCCGGCACAGCGTCGCCGGTGACGTCCGGTATAGACACTATTGCTTTGGGTGTGTTGTCCGTACCGCCGGTGATTTGGTGAGCCCAAAGAGACTCGCCGATTGGCCAATCCTGTATCAATCCACTACCTGATAGCGATACGAAGACAGTATCCTCGTCCAGGTCATCGCTGACAACAGCCAAGGTTGCACTGTAGGGGATAGCCATGACCGGATGGAACCATATCCCAACCTCTGTGGAAGACAGAACCGGCAAAACAACCGGCCATCCTACCTGATCATCAACGGCAAAACTGCCGTCGTCGGAAACAATGTTACTGATAGTTAGGGGTTCATCGCCCAGATTCAGTATTGTCATGTCCCAGCGCGTAAAGGCATTGCCGCGCACCGTACTGTATACATGAGAGGTCGACGGCAAGCTGATGTCGGGACCGGGGTTCACGGAGTTGGCGGTGAGAGTGATGTCGACGGTCGGATTGACCGGATCGGTTGATTCAATGGTCGCCACCGCGTCCAGGTCACCGTTGGACTGAGGAGCGTATAT
Proteins encoded:
- a CDS encoding choice-of-anchor D domain-containing protein, coding for MKVARISKSLIILCCLTILTIAQSDVADAGRRDQVLRGSSRAWSIVATYPVPEGASGLAWDGTWLYCGIYGSNGGNVYQIDPADGSYTLAFTGPQDDAFGLTFDGTYWWTTHHPGSSSNPAIALQLDGSGGLVSQFNLPDHYMSGIAENAGSFWASTYYPDPATIYHLDGAGSVIKQFTAPDNQPWDLCMENGNLWMADYWGDALYKIDTATGAVLESNPSEGVDPAGIVFDGQFLWYCDNGVGSSEDYLYKIDLSGAGTPVINLPLDAHDYGVVTVGDTVGWIATIENIGTADLTIDDITFSGSGDVYCPTALPIVVGPSSQTLIDLIYAPQSNGDLDAVATIESTDPVNPTVDITLTANSVNPGPDISLPSTSHVYSTVRGNAFTRWDMTILNLGDEPLTISNIVSDDGSFAVDDQVGWPVVLPVLSSTEVGIWFHPVMAIPYSATLAVVSDDLDEDTVFVSLSGSGLIQDWPIGESLWAHQITGGTDNTPKAIVSIPDVTGDAVPDVIVCSEDYYVRCFNGNSHGVPDLMWEHEIYGGSVYSQKGVGTMDDIDEDGYSDVVVGSAWGGRLIRAISGKTGTEIWTHDTHEYGDGGWVYQVDCSYDYNNDGSVDVLAAVGNDGANTGPKRVYCLNGLSGVPIWECPLGGTGFAVIGVEDYTGDNRPDVVAGASNADESIGKAFGIDGVTGTIKWEFVAPGSSVWALAQTGDISEDGAPDVLVGDFSFSAGHVIGVETKEGSAVFTTSGFGGITGFASLDDVNGDGYPDVVPAHFGSIAQAVDGLTGAVIWSQVVADKPATTAKITDVSGDGIDDVLIGTLYTSNYCYFLDGVDGEVLHSRDFFTPVDGIAAIPDIVGDGSMEMVVGGRDGSLTCYSGGLDALLFVCADIDGDGSDPNIADLVYLVDYMFNGGPEPPVLQAANVDGLNGINIADLVYIVDYMFNGGPAPVCE
- a CDS encoding glycoside hydrolase; its protein translation is MSTSRDNRQTKWKPPSVPRFERGSVRKAFIWILLALLMCATIWLAACRHEDDEEPKQEMRATEVPSNVFTLRDEVLAFEAHGEEGARFDAELDISELRNRVDNMDTVLLLQYTPDSLTELARLPDGARLSASFVVGRTYLVFALPTDFWPNIYYVLCQLNQLRAAPSRVDPGFLDPICLRILCAPDQFLGKDLYTEFPDLEQFRDELDFDSIPLGGWDPTMTGGSICDRCLGYRQPEPVFPTKKCTKPPQGTPAVVKVINMIPETFSSETNQDSEPFLTVDPTATDRMVGSAFTVNPNGFGTGLAPVFITTDGGDTWWLNNIIPSDGVTGDITLGTVDVPRRLYAGILRRSADLLMDILRTNDFTGATPMAVLSTRPDVDQPFLQAKKVSLNDRVYVGNNDFSQPGGRTATVDVSLDGGATFNSFVIESRATLGQDGPSVRPTISGDGTVYVAYFGWRSVAAGNLITSDVVVVRDDNGATGATPFQDLLGSDGLSGVRMAAGVTIPWSNAQTLGFERIGSTLSAAVHPTNSDIVYVAWCDRVGTGDIYTVHVRRSTDRGVNWTGDLRTITNATCCAVAIANNGTVGLLYQQYTGSGSSSRWITNLEQTRDGFTNMETTRLANVPGNQPAPQFLPYIGDYNFLLSVGQQFRGIFSANNTPDPNNFPSGVTYQRYHDFSTKTLKDGGGNPVAISIDPFYFSVPTMR